Proteins encoded in a region of the Flavobacterium sp. PMTSA4 genome:
- a CDS encoding T9SS sorting signal type C domain-containing protein, with the protein MKRFFNINIVLFLVLFLIGINKSNGQIFVSNNSYVFNKSSLVYSRGNLELNGANSNFYLRNEGQFLQGITGVSTNVGLGNLSVFQEGTSNNYGYNYWCSPIGNASTSSGNESFGISMLKLPANSTAFINPIISATTYDGLSGTESLTIASYWIYKFLASDNYSQWISVGSASIIQPGEGFTMKGTTGSDTTNPGEIQVNNPGNAQRYDFRGKPNDGNINISVAAPTIGTQYPNSTLTGNPYPSAINLNYFLLENSGYNVNYTTGAVTTGGPVNVINGNAYFWEHIKPATSHFLSSYVGGYGIYVPNNVNANSPGTYTPATWNTFNIDGSLNVTGGSTGSNYKRMFSPIGQGFMVQGTANGTAQMKNVYRTFVKEGVASNSQFERNSSTNETNNWDEIPNVAGVDYTQFSKDEVPQIKIHTILNNQYTREAILAFNPFTTDGYDNAMDAATPDDNLPNDVYFSLANSDKPFVISTIPFDINKRIPFTIKSNQQSTFKIGVADIINFTDADNVYLYDGLTGVYHDIKNGFYEVTLPQGIHANRYEVTFLNTDALDVNNPIKESLFVFQDNTNSLLTISNPNLLEIKNIQLFDISGKQIFDKQKLEANSNYEFSTASLSEGVYLVKINTMENQVKTQKIIVSNK; encoded by the coding sequence ATGAAAAGATTTTTTAATATAAATATTGTTTTATTTTTAGTATTATTCTTGATTGGAATTAATAAAAGTAACGGACAAATATTTGTTAGTAACAATAGCTATGTTTTTAACAAGTCATCATTAGTCTACTCAAGAGGAAATTTAGAACTTAATGGAGCAAATAGTAATTTCTATTTAAGAAACGAAGGGCAATTTTTACAAGGAATAACTGGAGTTTCAACTAATGTTGGTTTAGGTAATTTATCAGTTTTTCAAGAAGGAACGTCTAATAATTATGGTTATAATTATTGGTGTTCACCAATTGGTAATGCATCAACATCTTCAGGAAATGAAAGCTTTGGAATTAGTATGTTGAAATTACCTGCCAATTCAACTGCTTTTATCAATCCAATTATTTCAGCTACAACTTATGATGGACTTTCTGGAACAGAATCTTTAACAATAGCTTCCTACTGGATTTATAAATTTTTAGCTTCTGATAATTATTCTCAATGGATTTCAGTTGGTTCTGCTTCAATAATACAACCAGGTGAAGGATTTACAATGAAAGGTACCACTGGATCTGATACAACCAACCCAGGTGAAATACAAGTTAATAATCCAGGAAATGCTCAGCGCTATGATTTTAGAGGTAAGCCAAATGATGGTAATATAAATATTTCTGTCGCTGCACCAACAATTGGAACACAATATCCTAATAGTACTTTAACAGGAAACCCTTATCCTTCTGCTATAAATTTGAATTATTTTTTGCTTGAAAATAGTGGTTATAATGTAAATTACACTACTGGTGCTGTGACAACAGGTGGTCCAGTTAATGTAATTAATGGGAATGCTTATTTTTGGGAACACATCAAACCTGCAACTTCTCATTTTTTATCATCTTATGTAGGTGGTTATGGTATCTATGTTCCAAATAATGTAAATGCAAATAGTCCTGGGACTTACACACCAGCGACTTGGAATACTTTCAATATCGATGGGTCATTGAATGTAACTGGTGGTAGTACAGGTTCTAATTACAAAAGAATGTTTTCTCCAATTGGACAAGGTTTTATGGTTCAAGGTACTGCCAATGGTACTGCTCAAATGAAAAATGTATATCGAACTTTTGTAAAAGAAGGTGTTGCGTCAAATTCTCAATTTGAAAGAAATTCAAGTACTAATGAAACAAATAATTGGGACGAAATTCCAAATGTTGCAGGAGTTGATTATACACAGTTTTCTAAAGATGAAGTTCCGCAAATAAAAATTCACACAATATTAAATAATCAATATACAAGAGAAGCTATATTGGCATTTAATCCGTTTACTACTGATGGTTATGATAATGCAATGGATGCAGCTACACCAGATGATAACTTGCCTAATGATGTTTATTTTTCTCTAGCTAACAGTGATAAACCTTTTGTGATTTCTACAATTCCATTTGATATTAATAAAAGAATTCCTTTCACGATTAAATCAAATCAACAATCAACATTTAAAATTGGAGTAGCAGATATTATTAACTTTACTGATGCTGATAATGTTTATTTATATGATGGTTTAACGGGTGTTTATCATGATATTAAAAACGGTTTTTATGAAGTAACGTTACCACAAGGTATACATGCTAATCGATATGAAGTTACTTTTTTGAACACAGATGCACTTGATGTTAATAATCCAATTAAAGAATCTTTATTTGTTTTTCAAGATAATACAAATAGTTTGTTGACTATTTCAAACCCTAATTTATTGGAAATTAAAAATATTCAATTGTTTGACATTTCTGGGAAACAAATTTTTGATAAACAAAAGTTGGAAGCTAATTCAAACTATGAATTTTCAACGGCTAGTTTAAGCGAAGGTGTTTATTTGGTGAAAATTAACACTATGGAAAATCAAGTTAAAACTCAAAAAATAATTGTTTCCAATAAATAA
- a CDS encoding fibronectin type III domain-containing protein gives MKIRNINQVIEASHKKVIFTMCLFLFLSTICNSQTILISAAGDGGFETGTNFASNGWNTNTSPTTTRTNWVCGTNATSGFSGTRCAYLSNTWNTTQTHTYNLTTVARTTLYKDITIADPSETDITLSFRWICLGDGSNDKMTVWLVPTSTNLNYNAAAIIASGSAPTGNIQIGGNFSNQNSWTNYSTSIPAAYAGTTFRLVFEWVNDAVSGTTNPPAGIDDVSLISKKPICLAPNQATSFLSGTKTSTSFPASFSGSANGYLVIQSNSNIPPTQPVDGVLYSSTNISSLGSGLTFIQTSSSTSIPSNLLIENTQYFYYIYAYTNNSGCSGGPIYNASGPLIGSGITCPGTPNSLLATGITSNSFNLSWSNPNGGSASALTYIIQITTDSGYTTNISGSPFSVSANTINITSLSASTTYYYRILASNGCNSSYVNGNIITLAPATPCSNATNLACGTINLAGTTVGSTNYSNGSGCFLSDFGKWYTFIGDGNLNTITTTGTGGFDQEMAIARGSCGSLTNITCQDVGFSNGNESYSFVATLGTTYYVYVAHYLSGSSTTGTFTISRTCTTPIANDECTGVTTITANSGEACTTSVSSTTVGATQSQSGCAGTADDDVWFKFVAISTSHIMTVIPGTLNDAVLQFFSGNCGSLTSFGCLDSTSGSSAEIASLTGLTIGNTYYMRVYSYSNGSGQGTFTACLTTPIPPCSNITPIACGTNSVTISPGNGIYSPGSCGWSTPGREVIFSFTPTVSGNYTISQSNAYTYIDYFYKIASGGCSGTGWTCIFDTSGAATSATFNLTAGIQYYFLLDPENTNGGTVNFSLNCPCNPGTGTGVTTLGCPYIVTGGLGLNGADSSPINCNSGNCVNLEATYLQLNQTTNYTVSSIPYSPPYQFGCLTNQVSVNIDDRWSSIVNLPFNFCFYGNSYNSCVIGSNGMLSFNTSYATTSSGYEFNNNLPSTVGALFGNTIYGVYHDIDPSKGGEVGWELITLNTGCRALIASWKDVPMYRDNTIKYTGMMVLYENTNIIEVYIKEKLVDSYSSYYNDSWNWGNAIVGVQNAAGTSAVVAPGRNGLDTNWSTINEAWRFTPSGSSLTSIKWFEGLGTTGPLLGTTNTINVCPTFTTTYTAEVTYTLCNGTNLKIVDDTTVNVNGSKVWNGSIDTDWDKNNNWTPIGIPNGTDCVTIPNTTNKPIVSGSSYNGLAGTLTVLNNALLTINSNNSITVTDWVNIQPTGGFLINNNASLVQINNTTNIGNIVYKRNAFIRSLDYVYWSSPVSNFNINNIASPLSFWGIYKWNTIVANPNGGQGNWENASGNIMIPGKGYIASGPSSFSSSTASNFNGSFTGVPNNGNITLQIQRGNDTNTSFHVGNNGSEISNYSDNWNLVGNPYPSAIRGSQFLFNNNTKIEGNIKLWTHGTLPANIASPFYDSFAYNYSPGDYLTYNFTGTSCCPLAASDLFIGSGQGFFVQMIDGPAATDFISFNNDLRSSTYSNSTFYRTLNEPNNNFDINSLERNRIWLDIINSNGQSDRTLFGYIEGATMNRDSFYDCVTQNTGGTLIYSLIDNTKYSIQGRSLPFDINDEVPIGVNIPSSGNYSIAIGAVDGLFNYQNIYLKDILLNITHDIKTSPYQFTSQSGIINDRFKIVYQQNSLGINDLSINNNIKVITNDEVAVSSSNLQMDSIIVFNVLGQKINTYNNINNNYFTLNNLRKNNTTLLLKIKLNTGEIIIRKVLY, from the coding sequence ATGAAAATAAGAAATATCAATCAAGTTATAGAAGCTTCACACAAAAAAGTAATTTTTACAATGTGTTTATTCCTTTTTTTAAGCACTATATGCAACTCTCAAACAATATTAATTTCAGCTGCTGGTGATGGTGGCTTTGAAACAGGAACTAATTTTGCATCTAATGGTTGGAACACAAACACAAGTCCTACAACAACAAGAACTAATTGGGTTTGTGGCACAAATGCTACTTCAGGTTTTAGTGGAACAAGATGTGCCTATTTGTCAAACACATGGAATACAACTCAAACACATACCTACAACCTAACAACGGTTGCTAGAACAACTTTATATAAAGATATTACTATTGCCGATCCATCTGAAACAGATATAACTTTAAGCTTTCGTTGGATATGTTTGGGCGATGGTTCAAATGATAAAATGACCGTATGGCTAGTTCCTACATCAACAAATTTAAATTACAATGCTGCAGCTATTATTGCTTCAGGAAGTGCGCCAACTGGTAATATTCAAATTGGAGGGAATTTTAGTAATCAAAATTCATGGACAAATTATTCTACTTCAATACCTGCCGCTTATGCTGGAACAACCTTTAGACTTGTATTTGAGTGGGTAAATGATGCCGTTTCAGGAACTACAAATCCTCCAGCTGGCATTGATGATGTTTCATTAATTTCGAAAAAACCAATATGTTTAGCTCCAAATCAAGCTACAAGTTTTCTCTCTGGAACTAAAACATCTACTTCTTTTCCTGCTTCATTTTCAGGAAGTGCAAATGGATATCTAGTTATTCAATCAAATTCAAACATTCCTCCAACTCAACCTGTTGATGGTGTTTTATATTCGAGTACTAACATAAGTTCACTCGGAAGTGGGTTGACATTTATTCAAACCAGTTCATCAACATCAATACCTAGCAATCTATTAATTGAAAATACTCAATACTTTTACTACATATACGCTTACACTAACAATAGTGGATGTTCAGGTGGACCAATTTACAATGCATCTGGTCCATTGATTGGTAGTGGAATTACTTGCCCAGGCACACCAAATTCCTTATTAGCAACTGGTATAACATCAAATAGTTTTAATTTAAGTTGGTCTAACCCTAATGGCGGTTCAGCTTCAGCTCTAACGTATATTATTCAAATAACAACTGATTCTGGCTACACAACAAATATTTCGGGTTCTCCGTTTTCAGTATCAGCAAATACAATAAACATAACAAGTTTATCAGCAAGTACAACTTATTATTATAGAATATTAGCTAGTAATGGATGTAATAGTTCTTATGTTAATGGAAATATAATAACATTAGCTCCAGCTACTCCATGTTCTAATGCAACAAATTTAGCTTGTGGTACAATAAATTTAGCAGGAACAACAGTAGGGTCAACCAACTATTCAAATGGAAGTGGGTGTTTCTTAAGCGACTTTGGAAAATGGTATACCTTTATTGGAGATGGGAATTTAAACACTATAACCACAACAGGAACTGGTGGTTTCGATCAAGAAATGGCGATTGCAAGAGGAAGCTGTGGTAGTTTAACAAACATTACTTGTCAAGATGTTGGTTTTAGTAACGGCAATGAAAGCTACAGTTTTGTTGCAACTTTAGGAACAACTTATTATGTATATGTTGCTCATTATCTTTCAGGTAGTTCAACAACTGGCACATTTACAATATCAAGAACTTGTACAACACCTATTGCTAATGATGAATGCACTGGAGTTACTACAATAACAGCAAATTCAGGTGAGGCATGTACAACAAGTGTGTCTTCAACCACAGTTGGCGCAACTCAGTCCCAATCAGGATGTGCGGGAACAGCAGATGATGATGTATGGTTCAAATTTGTCGCCATATCAACATCACACATTATGACTGTAATACCAGGGACCTTAAATGATGCAGTGTTACAATTTTTTAGTGGAAATTGTGGTTCTTTAACAAGTTTTGGATGTTTAGATTCAACCTCTGGCAGCTCGGCAGAAATTGCATCACTAACAGGATTAACAATTGGAAACACTTACTATATGAGGGTTTACAGTTATTCAAATGGTTCTGGACAAGGGACATTTACAGCCTGTTTAACAACACCAATCCCTCCATGTTCAAACATAACTCCAATTGCTTGTGGAACTAACTCAGTAACTATATCTCCTGGCAATGGTATATATTCGCCAGGTTCGTGCGGATGGTCAACTCCAGGAAGAGAAGTAATATTCAGCTTTACCCCAACCGTAAGTGGTAATTATACAATTTCACAATCAAATGCATATACTTACATAGATTATTTTTATAAAATTGCAAGCGGCGGTTGTAGTGGAACAGGATGGACTTGTATATTTGATACTTCAGGGGCAGCTACAAGTGCGACCTTTAATTTGACAGCAGGTATTCAATATTATTTTTTATTAGACCCAGAAAACACTAATGGCGGAACCGTTAACTTTAGTTTAAATTGTCCATGTAATCCTGGAACAGGAACAGGTGTAACAACACTTGGATGTCCGTATATAGTAACAGGCGGATTGGGATTAAATGGAGCAGATTCTTCTCCGATTAATTGTAATAGTGGGAATTGCGTAAATCTAGAAGCTACTTATTTGCAATTAAATCAAACAACTAATTATACAGTTTCTTCAATACCTTATTCTCCACCTTATCAATTTGGATGTTTAACCAATCAAGTTAGTGTTAATATTGATGACAGGTGGTCATCAATTGTAAATCTTCCATTTAATTTTTGTTTTTATGGAAATAGTTATAATTCATGCGTTATCGGCTCAAATGGAATGCTTTCATTCAATACTTCTTATGCTACCACATCATCTGGATATGAGTTTAACAACAATCTACCAAGTACAGTTGGCGCATTATTTGGAAATACAATTTACGGTGTATATCATGATATTGATCCTAGTAAAGGTGGTGAAGTTGGATGGGAACTAATAACTTTAAATACTGGATGTAGAGCATTGATAGCATCTTGGAAAGATGTACCAATGTATAGGGATAATACAATAAAATATACAGGCATGATGGTTTTATACGAAAACACAAACATTATAGAAGTATACATTAAAGAAAAACTAGTAGATTCATATTCATCTTATTACAATGATTCATGGAACTGGGGCAATGCAATTGTTGGAGTTCAAAATGCCGCTGGAACTTCAGCTGTAGTTGCTCCGGGTAGAAACGGATTGGACACAAATTGGTCAACCATTAATGAAGCTTGGAGATTTACACCTTCTGGATCTTCCTTGACATCAATAAAATGGTTTGAAGGATTAGGAACTACTGGACCTCTTCTTGGAACAACAAACACTATAAATGTTTGCCCTACATTTACAACAACTTATACGGCTGAAGTAACTTATACTTTATGTAATGGAACAAATCTTAAAATAGTTGATGACACTACTGTTAATGTTAATGGCTCAAAAGTTTGGAATGGTAGTATTGATACGGATTGGGATAAAAATAATAATTGGACTCCAATTGGGATACCAAATGGGACAGATTGCGTAACAATTCCAAACACTACCAATAAGCCAATTGTTTCAGGATCAAGTTATAATGGTCTTGCTGGAACTTTAACCGTTTTAAATAACGCTCTTTTAACTATTAATTCTAACAATAGCATAACAGTTACAGACTGGGTTAACATTCAACCTACTGGAGGGTTTTTAATTAATAACAATGCTAGTTTAGTGCAAATAAATAATACAACTAACATTGGTAATATAGTTTACAAAAGAAATGCATTTATTAGAAGTCTAGATTATGTTTACTGGTCCTCTCCTGTTTCAAACTTTAATATTAACAATATTGCTTCTCCACTATCATTTTGGGGAATTTACAAATGGAATACTATTGTAGCAAATCCTAATGGAGGACAAGGAAATTGGGAGAATGCATCAGGTAATATTATGATTCCAGGTAAAGGATATATTGCAAGTGGACCATCAAGTTTTAGTTCATCAACTGCATCAAATTTTAATGGCAGTTTTACTGGTGTTCCAAATAATGGAAATATTACACTCCAAATACAAAGAGGAAACGATACAAATACATCATTTCATGTTGGTAATAATGGCTCAGAGATATCCAATTATAGTGACAATTGGAATCTAGTAGGTAATCCATATCCATCTGCAATAAGAGGAAGTCAATTTTTATTTAACAATAATACCAAAATTGAAGGTAATATTAAATTATGGACTCATGGTACTCTACCTGCAAATATTGCAAGTCCTTTTTATGATTCTTTTGCTTACAATTATAGTCCCGGTGATTATTTGACATATAATTTTACTGGTACTAGTTGTTGTCCTCTTGCAGCATCTGATCTATTTATTGGCTCTGGACAAGGTTTTTTTGTTCAAATGATTGATGGTCCAGCAGCAACAGATTTTATTTCATTCAACAATGATTTAAGAAGTTCAACTTACAGCAACAGTACTTTCTATAGAACGTTGAATGAACCTAACAATAATTTTGACATTAATTCCTTAGAAAGAAATAGAATTTGGTTAGATATAATTAACTCTAATGGACAATCAGACAGAACACTTTTTGGTTATATCGAAGGTGCAACAATGAACAGAGATAGTTTTTATGATTGTGTAACTCAGAATACAGGAGGAACATTAATTTATTCACTTATTGACAACACAAAATACTCAATTCAAGGCAGAAGTTTACCCTTTGACATAAATGATGAAGTTCCTATAGGAGTTAATATTCCTTCATCGGGAAATTATTCAATAGCTATTGGAGCTGTTGATGGATTGTTTAATTATCAAAATATATATCTAAAAGACATTTTGTTGAATATTACTCATGACATTAAAACATCTCCTTATCAGTTTACATCACAGTCAGGAATTATTAATGATAGGTTCAAAATTGTGTATCAACAAAATTCTCTTGGAATAAATGATTTATCAATAAACAACAATATTAAAGTTATTACTAATGATGAAGTTGCAGTTAGCTCGAGTAATCTTCAAATGGATTCTATAATTGTATTTAATGTTTTAGGGCAAAAAATAAACACATACAACAATATTAATAACAATTATTTCACTTTAAACAATCTAAGAAAAAACAACACAACCCTATTGCTAAAAATAAAGTTGAATACTGGAGAAATAATAATTAGAAAAGTTTTGTATTAA
- a CDS encoding DUF5522 domain-containing protein yields MNDQNTENKLIEGEDYYLTPEGYRCFTEKYHLKRGYCCKSGCRHCPYGFDKKTGTIKPKK; encoded by the coding sequence ATGAATGACCAAAATACAGAAAATAAATTAATCGAAGGCGAAGATTATTATTTAACTCCTGAAGGTTATCGCTGTTTTACTGAAAAATATCATTTAAAACGTGGATATTGTTGCAAAAGTGGTTGCAGACATTGTCCTTACGGATTTGATAAAAAAACCGGAACCATAAAACCAAAAAAATAA
- a CDS encoding urocanate hydratase: MTFKEQILQGIPSILPQPKPYEKEINHAPKRKEILSDDEKKLALQNALRYFEPKHHAELITEFKAELETYGRIYMYRLRPDYKMYARPISEYPGKSEQAKAIMLMIQNNLDYAVAQHPHELITYGGNGAVFQNWAQYLLAMQYLAEMTDEQTLAMYSGHPMGLFPSHKEAPRVVVTNGMVIPNYSKPDDWEKMNALGVSQYGQMTAGSYMYIGPQGIVHGTTITVLNGFRKIKKSPKGGLFVTSGLGGMSGAQPKAGNIAGCVTVCAEVNPKITHIRHSQGWINEIIENIDELVPRVKKALENKEVVSIAYLGNVVDVWERFDKENLHIDLGSDQTSLHNPWAGGYYPVGISFEEANEMMANNPEKFKEEVQKTLRRHAAAINKHTAKGTYFFDYGNAFLLEASRAGADIMAENHIDFKYPSYVQDIMGPMCFDYGFGPFRWVCASGNPEDLAKTDEIACYVLEEMMQNSPEEIQQQMADNIQWIKGAQENKLVVGSQARILYADAEGRIKIAKAFNQAIAKCEIGYVILGRDHHDVSGTDSPYRETSNIYDGSRFTADMAIQNVIGDSFRGATWVSIHNGGGVGWGEVINGGFGMVLDGTKEASKRLESMLFWDVNNGISRRSWARNEGAIFAIKRAMETQPLLKVTIPNIVDESLL, translated from the coding sequence ATGACATTTAAAGAGCAAATTCTTCAAGGAATTCCGTCTATTTTACCTCAACCAAAACCTTATGAAAAGGAAATAAACCACGCACCAAAAAGAAAAGAGATACTTTCTGATGACGAAAAAAAATTAGCACTGCAAAATGCTTTACGCTATTTTGAACCAAAACATCACGCAGAATTAATCACTGAATTTAAAGCGGAACTTGAAACTTACGGTAGAATTTATATGTACCGTTTGCGTCCTGATTATAAAATGTATGCAAGACCAATTTCCGAATATCCCGGAAAAAGTGAACAAGCTAAGGCAATCATGCTAATGATTCAAAATAACTTAGATTATGCGGTTGCTCAACATCCTCATGAATTGATTACATATGGCGGAAATGGTGCTGTTTTTCAAAACTGGGCACAATACTTATTAGCCATGCAATATCTTGCTGAAATGACTGATGAACAAACATTAGCAATGTATTCTGGTCATCCGATGGGTTTGTTTCCAAGTCATAAAGAAGCACCAAGAGTTGTAGTTACTAACGGAATGGTAATTCCAAATTATTCAAAACCGGATGATTGGGAGAAAATGAACGCTCTAGGCGTTTCGCAATACGGACAAATGACAGCTGGAAGTTATATGTATATTGGTCCTCAAGGAATTGTCCATGGAACTACAATCACGGTTTTAAATGGATTCAGAAAAATAAAAAAATCTCCAAAAGGTGGATTATTTGTCACTTCTGGTCTTGGTGGAATGTCTGGCGCACAACCAAAAGCAGGAAACATTGCGGGTTGTGTAACTGTTTGTGCTGAAGTAAATCCAAAAATTACCCATATTCGTCATTCTCAAGGTTGGATTAATGAGATTATTGAAAACATTGACGAATTAGTTCCTAGAGTTAAAAAAGCTTTAGAGAACAAGGAAGTTGTATCGATAGCTTATTTAGGAAATGTGGTTGATGTATGGGAACGTTTTGATAAAGAAAATTTACATATAGACTTAGGTTCAGATCAAACTTCACTACACAATCCTTGGGCTGGCGGTTATTATCCAGTTGGAATTTCATTTGAAGAAGCTAATGAAATGATGGCTAACAATCCAGAAAAATTCAAGGAAGAAGTTCAAAAAACGTTGCGTCGACATGCTGCAGCAATTAATAAACATACTGCTAAAGGAACTTATTTCTTTGATTATGGTAATGCCTTTTTATTAGAGGCATCTCGAGCTGGAGCAGATATTATGGCTGAGAATCATATCGATTTTAAATATCCAAGCTACGTACAAGATATCATGGGGCCAATGTGTTTTGATTACGGTTTCGGTCCATTCCGTTGGGTTTGCGCTTCAGGAAATCCTGAAGATTTAGCTAAAACTGACGAAATTGCTTGCTATGTTTTGGAAGAAATGATGCAAAATTCTCCAGAAGAAATCCAGCAACAAATGGCAGATAATATTCAATGGATAAAAGGCGCACAAGAAAACAAATTAGTTGTCGGTTCGCAGGCCAGAATACTTTATGCAGATGCAGAAGGAAGAATTAAAATCGCAAAAGCTTTTAACCAAGCAATTGCAAAATGTGAAATAGGATATGTGATTTTAGGTCGTGATCATCATGACGTTTCTGGAACAGATTCTCCATATAGAGAAACTTCAAATATCTATGATGGTTCACGTTTTACTGCCGATATGGCAATCCAAAATGTCATTGGCGACAGTTTTCGCGGTGCAACTTGGGTTTCTATCCACAATGGAGGCGGAGTTGGCTGGGGTGAAGTAATTAATGGTGGTTTTGGCATGGTTCTTGACGGAACTAAAGAAGCTTCAAAACGTTTAGAATCAATGCTTTTCTGGGATGTAAATAATGGAATTTCGAGAAGAAGTTGGGCCAGAAATGAAGGTGCTATTTTTGCAATTAAAAGAGCGATGGAGACGCAACCTTTATTAAAAGTTACCATCCCAAATATAGTAGACGAATCACTATTATAA
- a CDS encoding DUF4136 domain-containing protein, with translation MKNIKFLPLLLLFIITSCSSIKVNQDYDKNVSFDGYKTYAYHKSGIDKVEISDLDKKRILRSIDEVMASKGFTKSENPDLLINFFTKEREQVNVNQFNAGWGYGWGWGWNPWMWGGNTTISRYSEGILTIDIIDAKKRELIWQGEGEGVLTKNTEKKEENVKEFVTKILAQYPPQKK, from the coding sequence ATGAAAAACATCAAATTCCTTCCGCTACTTTTACTTTTTATTATTACATCTTGTAGTTCAATTAAAGTAAATCAAGACTATGATAAAAATGTATCCTTTGATGGTTACAAAACTTATGCTTACCATAAAAGTGGCATTGATAAAGTAGAAATATCAGATTTAGATAAAAAAAGAATTCTACGTTCTATCGATGAAGTTATGGCAAGTAAAGGATTTACAAAATCTGAAAACCCTGATTTGTTAATTAATTTCTTCACAAAGGAAAGAGAACAAGTCAATGTAAACCAATTTAATGCTGGCTGGGGTTATGGCTGGGGTTGGGGTTGGAATCCGTGGATGTGGGGTGGAAACACAACCATATCAAGATATAGTGAAGGTATTTTGACCATTGATATAATTGATGCTAAGAAGAGAGAATTGATTTGGCAAGGCGAAGGTGAAGGTGTTTTAACCAAAAACACTGAAAAGAAAGAAGAAAATGTAAAAGAGTTTGTCACAAAAATTCTGGCTCAATATCCGCCACAAAAGAAATAA